A single Alphaproteobacteria bacterium DNA region contains:
- a CDS encoding cobalamin-dependent protein (Presence of a B(12) (cobalamin)-binding domain implies dependence on cobalamin itself, in one of its several forms, or in some unusual lineages, dependence on a cobalamin-like analog.), which produces MSEPVRVLLAKPAMDSHDRGIRYVAKKFRDAGFEVIFTNFLLAPEIVATALEEDVNVIGVSSSSGGHMPVFEELVAGLEEIGLGEVLLLAGGVIPADDEVQLKEWGVAAIFGPGTSAESAIELIQENLGRAKEDAA; this is translated from the coding sequence ATGAGCGAACCCGTACGCGTACTGCTGGCCAAACCCGCCATGGACAGCCACGACCGCGGTATCCGCTATGTCGCCAAGAAGTTTCGCGACGCCGGTTTCGAGGTCATCTTCACCAACTTCCTGCTGGCCCCCGAGATCGTCGCCACGGCGCTGGAAGAGGACGTCAACGTGATCGGCGTCTCGAGCTCGTCGGGCGGCCATATGCCGGTCTTCGAGGAGCTCGTCGCCGGCCTCGAGGAGATCGGCCTCGGCGAGGTGCTCTTGCTGGCCGGCGGCGTCATCCCGGCCGACGACGAAGTGCAGCTCAAGGAATGGGGCGTCGCCGCCATCTTCGGTCCCGGCACCAGCGCCGAATCGGCCATCGAGCTGATCCAGGAAAACCTTGGCCGGGCAAAGGAGGACGCAGCA
- a CDS encoding acyl-CoA mutase large subunit family protein, with amino-acid sequence MFDKDTLAVSQELGEEREATYAKMVEKFGNQAPARARNPETHSGLPIKTAYFPHDVEGIDFSQIGAPGQYPFTRGNLAAQYQLMHWANQPVIGYGLPEHTRERMDALSAQGMIGYFGQKFYNLVYDLVSHEGIDPDHPGARGRIGQCGMATYTKADMATLFADMDLTKMNVIHITYFQVIPALAQYIALAEERDLGPGDLRGNSMNWYHQSAYTGMSTFPPAQGLKLAVELIHYCSRNMPRWNTTNLFGYGIEEAGGNAVHEIALMLAYGIDLVRACVESGLDADQALLRIGFQIAQSNDFFEEVCKIRALRRIWASTMQERFGAKDPRGMHVRIHTHTAGSALTAQQPLVNLVRTTLHAFGAAMSGVQAMEVSSYDEAFAIPTEDSATLALRVQQVIQEETNITSVSDPLAGSYYVEALTDQIANAALEMVDEIEAQGGYVEAQRNGWIRRQIEASAERWREMINQGSRRVVGLNCYQTEEESNQQDLFKIDPEVERVTLERLDELRQSRDQKRHKKAMAAFEKAMAAFAESEIKDLGRGDIIETAIEASRADATNGEMMKVMKDALGWNAPHEY; translated from the coding sequence ATGTTCGACAAAGATACCCTGGCGGTTTCCCAGGAACTGGGCGAAGAGCGCGAGGCGACCTACGCCAAGATGGTCGAGAAGTTCGGCAACCAGGCACCGGCCCGGGCGCGCAATCCGGAGACCCATTCCGGCCTGCCCATCAAGACGGCCTACTTTCCCCACGATGTCGAGGGTATCGATTTCAGCCAGATCGGGGCGCCGGGCCAGTATCCCTTTACGCGGGGCAACCTGGCGGCCCAGTACCAACTCATGCACTGGGCCAACCAGCCGGTCATCGGCTACGGCCTGCCGGAACACACCCGCGAGCGCATGGACGCCCTTTCGGCCCAAGGCATGATCGGCTACTTCGGCCAGAAGTTCTACAACCTGGTCTACGACCTGGTCTCCCATGAAGGCATCGACCCCGACCATCCCGGGGCCCGGGGCCGCATCGGCCAGTGCGGCATGGCGACCTACACCAAGGCCGACATGGCGACGCTGTTTGCCGACATGGACCTGACCAAGATGAACGTCATCCACATCACCTACTTTCAGGTGATTCCGGCGCTGGCGCAGTACATCGCGCTGGCCGAGGAAAGGGACCTGGGCCCCGGCGATCTGCGCGGCAACTCGATGAACTGGTACCACCAGTCGGCCTACACCGGCATGAGTACGTTCCCTCCCGCCCAGGGCCTCAAGCTGGCCGTCGAGCTCATTCATTACTGTTCCAGGAACATGCCGCGCTGGAACACCACCAACCTCTTCGGCTACGGCATCGAGGAGGCTGGCGGCAACGCCGTGCACGAGATCGCGCTGATGCTGGCCTACGGCATCGACCTGGTGCGGGCTTGCGTCGAATCGGGCCTCGATGCCGACCAGGCGCTGCTGCGCATCGGCTTCCAGATCGCCCAGTCCAACGACTTCTTCGAGGAGGTCTGCAAGATCCGGGCGCTCAGGCGCATCTGGGCCTCGACCATGCAGGAACGCTTCGGCGCCAAGGACCCGCGCGGCATGCACGTGCGCATCCACACCCACACCGCCGGCTCGGCGCTGACGGCCCAGCAGCCCTTGGTCAATCTTGTGCGCACCACGCTGCACGCCTTCGGCGCCGCCATGTCGGGCGTCCAGGCCATGGAGGTTTCGTCCTACGACGAGGCCTTCGCCATTCCCACCGAGGATTCGGCAACTCTGGCGCTGCGCGTTCAACAGGTGATCCAGGAGGAGACCAACATCACCTCGGTCTCCGATCCCCTGGCCGGCTCCTACTACGTCGAGGCGCTGACCGACCAGATCGCCAACGCGGCGCTCGAGATGGTCGACGAGATCGAAGCCCAGGGCGGCTACGTCGAGGCCCAGCGCAACGGCTGGATCCGCCGCCAGATAGAGGCCTCGGCCGAGCGCTGGCGCGAGATGATCAACCAGGGCAGCCGCCGCGTCGTCGGCCTCAATTGCTACCAGACCGAGGAAGAGTCGAACCAGCAGGACCTATTCAAGATCGATCCCGAGGTCGAGCGCGTGACCCTCGAGCGCCTCGACGAATTGCGCCAAAGCCGCGATCAGAAGCGCCACAAAAAGGCCATGGCGGCCTTCGAGAAGGCCATGGCCGCCTTTGCCGAAAGCGAGATCAAGGATCTGGGCCGGGGCGACATCATCGAGACCGCCATCGAGGCCTCGCGGGCCGACGCCACCAACGGCGAAATGATGAAGGTCATGAAAGACGCGCTGGGCTGGAACGCACCGCACGAGTATTAG